A genomic segment from Neodiprion lecontei isolate iyNeoLeco1 chromosome 1, iyNeoLeco1.1, whole genome shotgun sequence encodes:
- the LOC107217170 gene encoding kinesin-like protein KIF3B: MEKSDKTLKKRSARSLAMDGGTQCVQVVVRCRPMDEKETARGHTRVVDVVPSRGVVEIRNPREDPSKDNVKVFTFDAVYDWHSRQQDLYEETVRPLVSSVLDGFNGTIFAYGQTGTGKTFTMEGIRADPERRGIIPRSFDHIFSHISRTENMQYLVRASYLEIYQEEIRDLLHRDQSLRFELKEKPDTGVFVKDLSTSVCKSAAEIQQLMNMGNQNRTIGATNMNEHSSRSHAIFLITIEMGTIGDSAGIRVGRLNLVDLAGSERQSKTGASGERLKEASKINLSLSALGNVISALVDGKTTHIPYRDSKLTRLLQDSLGGNSKTIMVANIGPASYNYDESLTTLRYANRAKNIKNKPRINEDPKDALLRQYQEEINRLKEKLALKETVQRKKRKSKKKKEDGSPDSDSETEDSRDDNKVTEADKKLIAELLKTEKQETEFLVLRIKDLESKMLCGGKNIIDHTNEQQKALEQRAIEIAERKKREVEMQQKLEEEEVTTSGVRETYTTLQQEVDVKSRKLRKCFAKLQALKQELHDVTGEFNRDRRDLEETQNELIKELKLKYLIIDNFIPVEEKHKILSRVRFDEDEDCWVVKEPEPSSVDLIKRPTSVPGARRPISEYAKIALAMGKGHRYAGENILNLELDMPPRTTLDYQGPVIAPTIQAVLEEALRDEGDIDVDASDARLRSKPRLQSAKVRPRSVVNKVQQIPTPVYPKTRGLVPK, translated from the coding sequence ATGGAGAAGTCGGACAAAACCCTGAAAAAACGCAGCGCCAGATCCCTTGCGATGGATGGTGGGACGCAGTGTGTTCAAGTCGTCGTACGATGCAGACCAATGGACGAAAAGGAGACGGCCAGAGGACACACCAGAGTTGTAGACGTCGTTCCATCCCGAGGAGTAGTGGAGATCCGAAATCCCCGCGAAGATCCGTCCAAGGATAACGTCAAAGTGTTTACATTTGATGCCGTTTACGACTGGCACTCAAGACAGCAGGACTTGTACGAGGAAACTGTTCGGCCCTTGGTTTCTTCCGTATTGGACGGTTTCAACGGGACAATATTTGCCTACGGGCAAACTGGAACGGGGAAAACTTTTACAATGGAAGGCATTAGGGCGGATCCTGAACGGCGAGGAATCATCCCAAGGTCATTCGATCACATTTTCAGCCACATTAGTAGAACAGAAAATATGCAGTATCTGGTTCGTGCGAGCTACCTGGAAATTTATCAAGAAGAAATAAGGGACCTCTTGCATCGTGATCAAAGCCTGAGGTTCGAACTAAAGGAAAAACCAGACACAGGAGTTTTTGTAAAGGATCTATCAACTTCTGTGTGCAAAAGTGCAGCTGAAATTCAACAACTAATGAACATGGGGAATCAGAATAGAACAATCGGAGCTACCAACATGAATGAGCATAGCTCCAGGTCtcatgcaatttttttaataaccaTAGAAATGGGGACCATCGGAGACAGCGCTGGGATCAGGGTTGGCAGACTAAATTTGGTTGATTTAGCAGGCAGCGAAAGACAAAGTAAGACTGGCGCGAGTGGCGAGAGATTAAAGGAAGctagtaaaattaatttaagtCTATCCGCGCTCGGTAATGTGATCTCTGCGTTGGTTGATGGTAAAACGACGCATATTCCATATCGGGACTCAAAACTCACGAGACTTTTGCAAGATTCACTTGGGGGAAATTCTAAGACCATTATGGTAGCTAATATAGGACCGGCAAGCTATAACTATGATGAGAGTCTTACGACTTTACGATACGCAAATCGAGcgaagaatattaaaaataaaccgAGAATCAACGAGGATCCTAAAGATGCTTTGTTGAGGCAATATCAAGAGGAAATAAATCGGCTTAAAGAAAAACTTGCACTGAAAGAAACAGTACAGCGTAAGAAGAGgaaatcaaagaagaagaaagaagatgGAAGTCCGGATTCAGATTCTGAAACAGAAGACAGCAGAGATGATAATAAAGTTACTGAAGCTGACAAGAAACTGATTGCAGAACttttgaaaactgaaaaacagGAGACTGAATTTTTAGTCCTCAGAATAAAAGATCTGGAAAGTAAAATGCTTTGCggtggtaaaaatattattgatcaCACAAATGAGCAGCAAAAAGCTCTCGAACAAAGAGCTATAGAAATTGCAGAGCGTAAAAAACGAGAAGTGGAAATGCAGCAAAAGTTAGAAGAGGAGGAGGTCACTACCTCTGGCGTCAGAGAAACATATACAACTCTGCAGCAAGAAGTGGATGTGAAAtctagaaaattgagaaaatgttTTGCCAAGCTTCAAGCACTGAAACAGGAACTGCACGACGTCACCGGAGAATTCAACAGAGATCGAAGGGATCTAGAGGAAACGcaaaatgaattaattaagGAGTTGAAGCTAAAGTACCTCATtatcgataattttattccagTTGAAGAGAAGCACAAAATTCTCTCCAGAGTACGATTTGACGAGGATGAAGATTGTTGGGTTGTAAAAGAGCCCGAACCTTCAAGCGTTGATCTTATAAAACGGCCCACATCCGTCCCTGGTGCTCGCAGACCGATATCGGAATATGCAAAAATTGCCCTTGCTATGGGGAAAGGTCATCGTTATGCCGGAGAAAATATCTTGAACTTGGAATTGGATATGCCGCCTAGAACAACGCTGGATTATCAAGGCCCGGTGATAGCTCCAACGATTCAAGCTGTTCTTGAAGAAGCGTTGCGTGACGAAGGTGACATTGACGTAGATGCTTCCGATGCAAGACTCAGATCTAAGCCACGCCTACAATCGGCAAAAGTTCGTCCTAGAAGCGTTGTTAATAAGGTTCAGCAGATACCAACGCCGGTTTACCCTAAAACTAGAGGACTAGTACCCAAGTAG
- the LOC107217162 gene encoding uncharacterized protein CG7065, whose product MWLFPTCRETPELTFMEVYDVRWVTNFDEKMAEIGGGSKKESSVPEEKVEDKHKKDENKTDKSSPKKVESKTDTTKSGFKIRIVAKDKMSLRNVEKNEDESKKTPAVRPSDDTKSLSSVSSISSSPSPSRSRSRTPPRGRKLSSFDKSNRYRYRKHSRDRSRSHSLEPTKERDKWDKYRDQIRRAEEALDRALKFHEKNPEKHPAYPDEWKKFWNRRYKELQAEGKDPSKHDFKPEWIEFWNKRMREMHNDQLKQRKEEIRKRLELPEDKPPEKWTSSTKRERSPVIKRRHRVDSDDDVEYVGTRTLKTEYHERHDSRDREYTYAYPRGRGSYRGYYPRVATRPRYYATPYPVKDKSPSPIAKEEPLSEDLEIVGLLRLLTALEGQLGSLGPKVVSLLSKALAAEKAQPNSAEELLFDEDVNVLFETVKEKLKGQLFAGMIEKMAISATKSAIQNIAQLLHKAAETKRKRDEEAKKRKILELLEPKPPTYVSRTILPRSVEVTPIKSEPVSVPGVGSVDKVAIAQQIAAALIAQGRTNVSHDELETLINAVVGMAEASKQCNKPVTAADFVKSLAQQSDPPKPAGPEAQAARMESLSDSDLKTLLQNFKDLSTDEQHGLINFLKKLEATDPARVEKLRGFVNLGTPAAPSPIKKPVKSPTPEAEPPITRPGKSSSPFSTRKGIQNPTDDEDKWKPKLDMFAEDDEEMEKKKVAEKTKEKLDLSDDDDDYTFEDIYKAADKNVNENEKAKKKSRSYSRSRSNSPGSWSRSRSRSPRTKPVEVPKSNDPNAILNETKRLIANIMGELPNKYVPKSHLQSPISAKEDRETLSRDLKSTMELGPPGTSSMTLSNPYEQICNPNQPNQRSLQETQAPQSYSNMQNQFQTYPPQQTYNNNPGYNMNNGYNYNPGYGNIGNQNAYGTPQIAQNQYPQIPQQGYPAYGGPPPLSSYPPQQQQQQQYGNYPPQQRFY is encoded by the exons ATGTGGCTGTTTCCTACGTGCAGGGAAACGCCCGAATTAACATTTATGGAAGTTTACGATGTGCGGTGGGTAACGAACTTCGATGAAAAGATGGCTGAAATTGGTGGTGGATCTAAGAAAG AATCTTCAGTTCCAGAAGAAAAGGTAGAAGACAAACacaagaaagatgaaaataaaactgatAAATCATCGCCCAAAAAAGTAGAATCAAAAACAGATACCACAAAGTC AGGATTCAAGATTCGCATTGTTGCGAAGGACAAAATGAGCTTGCGGAACGTTGAAAAGAATGAGGATGAGTCCAAAAAAACTCCTGCAGTTAGACCATCGGACGATACAAAATCCCTCTCCTCGGTATCTAGCATATCTAGTAGTCCATCGCCTTCGCGTTCTCGATCTCGCACTCCACCCAGAGGTAGGAAACTTAGTTCATTCGACAAGAGTAATCGTTATCGGTACAGAAAACATTCCAGGGACAGATCGCGTTCTCATTCACTAGAACCCACTAAAGAAAGGGACAAGTGGGATAAGTATAGAGATCAAATTAGACGTGCCGAAGAGGCATTGGACAGAGCGCTCAAATTTCATGAGAAAAATCCAGAGAAACATCCTGCATATCCAGACgaatggaaaaagttttgGAATAGAAGGTACAAAGAGCTACAGGCAGAAGGAAAAGATCCAAGTAAGCATGATTTCAAGCCTGAGTGGATCGAATTCTGGAATAAAAGGATGCGCGAAATGCATAATGATCAACTGAAACagagaaaggaagaaattcgaaaaagatTAGAATTGCCCGAAGATAAACCTCCAGAAAAATGGACATCATCTACGAAACGAGAGCGTTCACCAGTAATAAAACGTAGACATCGCGTCGATAGCGATGACGATGTAGAATATGTTGGTACAAGAACACTGAAAACTGAATATCATGAGCGCCATGATTCACGGGATAGAGAATATACGTATGCCTATCCTCGGGGAAGAGGATCTTATAGAGGCTATTATCCCAGAGTAGCTACAAGGCCTCGATACTATGCTACACCGTACCCTGTTAAAGATAAATCGCCAAGTCCAATAGCCAAGGAAGAGCCACTCAGTGAAGATCTGGAAATTGTCGGGCTTCTACGTTTACTGACAGCTTTAGAAGGACAGCTCGGCTCGCTCGGTCCCAAGGTAGTTTCCTTGTTATCCAAAGCTTTGGCGGCTGAAAAAGCACAGCCAAATTCTGCGGAGGAACTCTTGTTTGACGAAGATGTGAACGTATTATTTGAAACAGtgaaggaaaaattgaaaggcCAACTGTTTGCtggaatgattgaaaaaatggcCATTTCAGCAACTAAATCAGCAATACAAAACATTGCCCAGTTGTTGCACAAGGCTGCTGAAACCAAGCGAAAGCGTGATGAAGAAgcaaagaagagaaaaatactAGAACTATTAGAACCTAAACCACCCACTTATGTTAGTAGAACTATCTTGCCGCGATCTGTTGAAGTAACGCCAATTAAATCCGAGCCAGTTAGTGTGCCCGGCGTGGGTTCGGTTGATAAAGTTGCCATTGCGCAGCAAATTGCTGCTGCTCTAATAGCTCAGGGAAGAACGAATGTGTCTCACGATGAATTGGAAACTTTAATAAATGCAGTGGTTGGAATGGCCGAAGCATCAAAACAGTGCAATAAGCCAGTTACAGCAGCTGATTTTGTCAAAAGCTTGGCGCAACAAAGCGATCCGCCAAAACCAGCTGGTCCGGAAGCTCAAGCTGCTAGAATGGAATCTTTATCAGATTCTGATCTCAAAACTCTACTTCAAAACTTTAAGGACCTGAGTACAGACGAGCAACATGGACTTATAAATTTCCTTAAGAAACTTGAAGCAACCGATCCTGCACGGGTTGAAAAGTTAAGAGGATTTGTAAATCTGGGTACTCCTGCAGCTCCATCACCAATAAAAAAGCCTGTAAAGTCACCTACCCCGGAAGCAGAGCCGCCGATAACAAGACCTGGTAAAAGTAGCTCTCCATTCTCAACACGAAAAGGAATTCAAAATCCGACAGATGACGAGGACAAGTGGAAACCTAAATTAGATATGTTTGCTGAAGATGatgaagaaatggaaaagaaaaaggtagCAGAAAAGACTAAGGAAAAATTGGATTTgtccgatgacgatgacgactACACGTTTGAAGATATTTACAAAGCAGCTGACAAAAATGttaatgagaatgaaaaagcTAAGAAAAAATCACGTTCCTATTCGAGATCGCGCTCAAATTCGCCTGGATCATGGTCCAGATCGCGTTCACGATCGCCACGAACGAAACCTGTAGAGGTTCCAAAAAGCAATGATCCCAATGCTATTCTCAATGAGACAAAGAGACTTATTGCCAATATTATGGGTGAACTCCCGAATAAATATGTGCCAAAGTCTCACTTGCAATCTCCTATTTCCGCTAAAGAAGATCGTGAAACATTGTCAAGAGATCTAAAGTCAACCATGGAATTAGGGCCCCCTGGCACCAGTTCTATGACTCTTTCAAATCCTTACGAACAAATTTGTAATCCTAATCAACCTAATCAACGTTCTTTGCAGGAAACTCAAGCCCCACAATCATATTCTAATATGCAAAACCAATTCCAAACCTACCCTCCACAACAGACCTACAACAACAATCCTGGTTATAATATGAACAATGGGTATAACTATAATCCAGGATATGGAAATATAGGAAATCAAAATGCTTATGGTACACCCCAGATTGCACAAAATCAATACCCTCAAATCCCTCAACAGGGATACCCTGCTTACGGCGGACCACCGCCATTGTCTAGTTATCCTccacaacagcagcagcaacaacaatatGGGAATTATCCGCCACAGCAACGTTTTTACTAG
- the LOC107217163 gene encoding pre-mRNA-splicing factor syf2, whose protein sequence is MADEAGTSSQSFADKQAERMKRLRELHSKRNEARQQNHKEVIEEDKRNKLPSNWEARKRQADWIMKDEEARKEARANGEDYDRVKLLQIDATEAERLARKRKKKNPDPGFADFEQATIRQYNRLVKGIKPNMENYEAAKEKLGAAFYGDRNTILQGLHEDKKDAVDRLVEDVEKQIAKREKYSRRRMHNDDADIDYINERNAKFNQKLERFYGEHTRETKLNLERGTAI, encoded by the exons ATGGCAGACGAAGCTGGTACGAGTTCGCAATCGTTTGCCGATAAACAGGCCGAGCGTATGAAGCGGCTGAGAGAACTGCACTCAAAAAGG AATGAAGCCCGGCAACAAAATCATAAAGAAGTTATCGAAGAAGACAAAAGAAATAAGTTACCATCTAATTGGGAAGCTCGTAAGCGTCAGGCAGACTGGATCATGAAAGATGAAGAAGCTAGAAAGGAAGCACGGGCCAAC GGAGAAGACTACGATAGAGTGAAGCTATTGCAAATAGACGCAACAGAGGCTGAGCGCCTGGCTCGTaaacggaaaaagaaaaatccagaTCCTGGATTTGCAGACTTTGAACAGGCAACTATCAGACAATATAATCGATTGGTCAAAGGTATTAAACCAAATATGGAAAACTATGAAGCGGCTAAGGAAAAGCTTGGCGCTGCATTTTATGGTGATAGGAATACAATTCTACAAGGACTCCACGAAGACAAGAAGGATGCCGTTGATAGATTGGTCGAAGATGTGGAAAAACA aATTGCTAAACGTGAGAAATACAGTCGTCGTAGAATGCACAACGACGATGCGGATATCGACTATATCAACGAAAGGAATGCcaaattcaatcaaaaattGGAACGGTTTTATGGAGAACACACTCGCGAAACTAAACTCAACTTGGAACGTGGTACCGCTATTTAA